The following proteins are co-located in the Nitrospiria bacterium genome:
- a CDS encoding gamma-glutamyl-gamma-aminobutyrate hydrolase family protein (Members of this family of hydrolases with an active site Cys residue belong to MEROPS family C26.) has product MIRPTIAIAFRSNHPKKKTEEGYLQWIKKWGGDIRIIAPGDRHPLRGADGLVLTGGEDIAPERYGEKDWGCRKINLVRDEFELKLLQIAYRKNLPVLGICRGIQVLAVAHGGTLVQHLSMEFSPGKNGSVHVAHWDPKGKDQIHWVGIRPGTKLSRIIQKKRIRVNSHHHQGVQAVPPSVIISACSKDEVIEAIEVPGKRFVMGIHWHPERWEKPSSRAIAQAFIKECRKSINHP; this is encoded by the coding sequence ATGATCAGACCCACCATTGCAATTGCTTTTCGATCAAACCATCCTAAAAAAAAAACCGAAGAGGGGTACCTTCAATGGATTAAGAAATGGGGGGGAGATATCCGTATTATTGCTCCGGGGGATCGCCATCCTCTTAGGGGGGCTGATGGGCTGGTTTTAACAGGGGGAGAGGATATTGCCCCGGAGCGGTATGGAGAAAAAGATTGGGGTTGTCGAAAAATTAATTTAGTTCGGGACGAGTTTGAATTGAAACTCCTTCAAATCGCATATCGGAAAAACCTTCCGGTCCTGGGTATTTGCCGGGGAATTCAGGTTTTGGCCGTTGCTCATGGAGGTACCTTGGTTCAGCATCTTTCGATGGAATTTTCTCCCGGGAAAAATGGCTCTGTTCATGTGGCCCATTGGGATCCGAAAGGAAAAGATCAAATCCACTGGGTGGGCATTCGGCCGGGGACGAAACTGTCTAGAATCATCCAAAAAAAAAGAATTAGGGTGAATAGTCATCACCATCAAGGGGTTCAAGCGGTGCCTCCCTCTGTGATCATCAGTGCGTGTTCTAAAGATGAAGTTATTGAGGCTATTGAAGTTCCGGGAAAACGGTTTGTCATGGGAATTCATTGGCACCCGGAACGATGGGAAAAACCCTCTTCCAGGGCCATTGCACAGGCATTTATCAAGGAATGCCGAAAATCCATCAATCATCCATAG